The following proteins are co-located in the Haloarcula marismortui ATCC 43049 genome:
- a CDS encoding universal stress protein, protein MSSSHNDTPTDILEHVLLPVATEDDALATVTALEPYEPEQVTALHVVEKGEGVPDKTPVAQSEEVAAESYAAVRTVFPDADDHTAYSRNVVEAIFHAADEVGASAIAYRSRGGGRLMQFLSGDLSLKLVTNAAIPVIALPRADSDE, encoded by the coding sequence ATGAGTAGTAGCCACAACGACACACCCACGGACATTCTTGAACATGTCTTGCTGCCGGTTGCCACCGAAGACGACGCGCTTGCCACCGTGACTGCGCTCGAACCATACGAGCCGGAGCAGGTGACGGCGCTACACGTCGTCGAGAAAGGCGAGGGGGTTCCGGACAAGACACCAGTCGCACAGTCGGAGGAGGTGGCGGCCGAGTCGTACGCGGCCGTCAGGACGGTGTTCCCTGATGCTGACGACCACACCGCATACTCTCGGAACGTTGTCGAGGCTATCTTCCATGCCGCGGACGAGGTCGGAGCGAGCGCCATCGCATACCGGTCCCGCGGTGGCGGCCGTCTCATGCAGTTCCTCTCCGGCGACCTCTCGCTGAAACTCGTCACGAACGCAGCGATACCGGTAAT